A stretch of Amblyraja radiata isolate CabotCenter1 chromosome 6, sAmbRad1.1.pri, whole genome shotgun sequence DNA encodes these proteins:
- the LOC116974156 gene encoding putative methyltransferase-like protein 21E pseudogene has protein sequence MNNTDKEAKLEDEDISSEIMRRRFVPNVFKSTSWEIFHFAGCEIKITETIDCYGAYVWPSAMVLCYYLEHSPKEIIDKNVIEIGSGTGLVSIVASVLGSKVTATDLPHLLNNLQYNISQNTKMRSKYLPQVRELQWGIDLDKTFPRGTCHYNYILAADVVYSHPYLNELLMTFDHLCQDDTVILWAMKFRLEKENAFVERFQHIFDTEVIYDLPSLQIKLYKATRKNIGIGKET, from the exons ATGAACAATACAGACAAAGAAG CAAAGCTTGAAGATGAAGATATATCATCAGAAATCATGAGAAGACGATTTGTGCCAAATGTTTTCAAAAGCACATCGTGGGAGATCTTTCATTTTGCTGGATGTGAAATCAAAATCACAGAGACCATCGACTGCTATGGTGCATATGTGTGGCCTTCA GCCATGGTGTTGTGCTATTATCTGGAACACAGCCCAAAGGAGATCATTGATAAAAATGTAATTGAAATAGGATCAGGAACAGGACTGGTGTCAATTGTTGCTTCTGTACTCG GCTCCAAAGTAACAGCAACAGATCTACCACATTTACTGAACAACTTGCAATATAATATATCTCAAAATACAAAAATGAGGAGCAAATATCTGCCGCAAGTCAGAGAACTTCAATGGGGAATAGATTTGGACAAAACTTTCCCCAGAGGTACTTGTCATTATAATTATATATTGGCAGCTGATGTTGTATACAGTCACCCATACCTGAATGAACTTTTAATGACTTTTGATCATTTATGTCAGGATGATACTGTTATTTTATGGGCAATGAAGTTTAGGCTCGAAAAGGAAAATGCCTTTGTGGAAAGATTTCAGCACATATTTGATACAGAAGTTATATATGATCTGCCAAGTTTACAGATAAAATTGTATAAAGCAACACGAAAAAATATAGGGATTGGAAAGGAAACATGA